A window of Blastomonas sp. SL216 contains these coding sequences:
- a CDS encoding fasciclin domain-containing protein, which yields MRLTATASLLALTLAVAGCGSHDGGGDPVKRVDPASLEVKDEAAAEPDAILRVDEVVLRNPDLSTLARAIKAADLGAALAADKPMTVFAPDNGAFDKLGVDALAELLLPENKARLAAVLNYHVIPGRLTVADLRKQIGDKGGSIELITLQGEKLNASIELDQVRLADASGDVGSLHQTDLAASNGMVHVIDQVLSPQE from the coding sequence ATGCGATTGACTGCCACTGCATCCCTTCTGGCGCTGACTCTCGCGGTCGCGGGCTGCGGCAGCCATGACGGCGGCGGCGATCCGGTCAAACGCGTCGATCCCGCGAGCCTCGAGGTCAAGGACGAAGCCGCTGCCGAGCCCGATGCGATCCTGCGCGTCGACGAGGTGGTGCTGCGCAATCCCGATCTGTCGACGCTCGCCCGTGCGATCAAGGCGGCGGACCTCGGCGCGGCGCTTGCCGCCGACAAGCCGATGACGGTGTTCGCGCCCGATAATGGCGCGTTCGACAAGCTGGGTGTCGATGCCCTGGCCGAGTTGCTGCTGCCCGAGAACAAGGCGCGGCTGGCCGCTGTGCTCAACTATCACGTCATCCCGGGGCGGCTGACCGTGGCGGACCTGCGCAAGCAGATCGGCGACAAGGGGGGCAGCATCGAGCTTATCACGCTGCAGGGCGAGAAGCTCAACGCATCGATCGAGCTCGATCAGGTGCGGCTGGCGGATGCCAGCGGCGATGTCGGATCGCTGCACCAGACCGATCTTGCCGCGAGCAACGGCATGGTCCATGTGATCGACCAGGTGCTCTCGCCGCAGGAATAA
- a CDS encoding DUF983 domain-containing protein — protein MPEGTNPRSPLIQAALFGECPSCGARTLFAGWVRFAPRCRACGHDFSAYNVGDGPAAFLILVIGALVSALAVVLQVKASPPFWVHVLLWVPLTFALVILSLRVSKAAMLIHEARAEVREGRIDESGKDET, from the coding sequence GTGCCTGAGGGCACGAACCCGCGATCGCCGCTGATCCAGGCTGCCCTTTTTGGCGAATGCCCTTCCTGCGGTGCGCGCACGCTGTTTGCCGGCTGGGTCCGCTTCGCCCCCCGCTGCCGTGCCTGTGGCCATGATTTTTCGGCCTATAATGTCGGCGATGGCCCTGCGGCGTTCCTGATCCTCGTCATCGGCGCGCTGGTCTCCGCGCTTGCGGTCGTGCTTCAGGTCAAGGCGAGCCCGCCCTTCTGGGTGCATGTCCTGCTCTGGGTGCCGCTGACCTTTGCGCTGGTCATCCTGTCGCTGCGCGTGTCGAAGGCGGCGATGCTGATCCACGAGGCGCGCGCCGAGGTGCGCGAGGGGCGGATCGACGAATCTGGCAAGGACGAAACGTGA
- a CDS encoding SURF1 family protein has protein sequence MKKLPFWPTLIVGIAIAVMIGLGVWQMQRMAWKEALLAEYASAADRPAISWPQVPDPDALPLYRRSGVTCLEVTGWRSSSGRSASGAAGWVHIASCRTGAEGPGAQVVAGWSQRPGDPAWRGGPVSGVIAPDSTHLIRLVASPPVAGLGPVQKPSPEDIPNNHWAYAVQWFLFAAIAAVIYGLAVARRTRSPSSA, from the coding sequence GTGAAAAAACTGCCCTTCTGGCCCACTTTGATCGTCGGCATCGCCATCGCGGTGATGATCGGCCTGGGAGTCTGGCAGATGCAGCGCATGGCCTGGAAAGAGGCGTTGCTGGCCGAATATGCCAGCGCCGCCGACAGGCCCGCGATCAGCTGGCCGCAAGTGCCCGATCCGGACGCGCTGCCGCTCTACCGCAGATCAGGCGTCACCTGCCTCGAGGTCACTGGCTGGCGCTCGTCGAGCGGGCGCAGCGCCAGCGGCGCAGCGGGCTGGGTGCATATCGCATCCTGCCGCACCGGGGCCGAAGGGCCGGGGGCACAGGTGGTCGCCGGATGGTCTCAGCGCCCGGGTGATCCGGCGTGGCGGGGAGGGCCCGTCAGCGGCGTTATCGCGCCCGATAGCACGCACCTGATCCGCCTGGTTGCTTCGCCGCCGGTTGCGGGCCTGGGACCGGTACAGAAGCCCTCGCCAGAGGATATTCCGAACAACCACTGGGCCTATGCGGTACAATGGTTTTTATTCGCGGCCATCGCTGCCGTTATATATGGTCTGGCAGTCGCAAGGCGGACGCGATCCCCATCGTCCGCATGA
- the thrC gene encoding threonine synthase has protein sequence MDYISTRGEAAALDFEGVTLAGLASDGGLYVPRAWPKFTHAEIAAMAGLTYVELAVRIMAPFVAGSLSEAELHGLCEAAYGRFSHKAVTPLAQVDESNWLLELFHGPTLAFKDVALQLLGHLFERFLSNRDTHLTIVGATSGDTGSAAIDAVAGREKVDIFMLHPDGRVSDVQRRQMTTVLAPNVHNIAIDGSFDDAQAMVKRMFGDPDFAGRFSLSAVNSINWARLMAQIVYYFAAALQLGAPHRPVAFSVPTGNFGDVFAGYVAAQMGLPVARLIVATNVNDILHRAISAGDYSAGSVTPTAAPSMDIQVSSNFERLLFDLEGRDGGLTAARMRGFEATRAMQLSPEMRLQAEALFSSARIDPEEMGIAMRRAWDEAGQMIDPHTAIGLGAAHRLQDSGVIDRAIPCVTLATAHPSKFRDAVERATGLRPRLPARVGDLFERAERFDKLPGDYITVRDYIAERAVPAKG, from the coding sequence ATGGACTATATCAGCACCAGGGGGGAAGCCGCGGCGCTCGATTTCGAGGGCGTGACGCTGGCAGGTTTGGCAAGCGATGGCGGGCTGTACGTGCCGCGCGCCTGGCCGAAATTCACACATGCAGAGATTGCTGCGATGGCCGGGCTGACCTATGTAGAGCTGGCGGTGCGGATCATGGCCCCGTTTGTCGCCGGAAGCCTGAGCGAGGCCGAGCTGCACGGTCTGTGCGAGGCGGCCTATGGGCGCTTTTCGCACAAGGCGGTAACGCCGCTGGCCCAGGTCGATGAGAGCAACTGGCTGCTCGAGCTGTTCCACGGCCCCACGCTGGCGTTCAAGGATGTGGCGCTCCAGCTGCTCGGGCATCTGTTCGAACGCTTCCTGTCGAACCGCGACACGCATCTGACGATCGTCGGCGCGACCTCGGGCGATACCGGATCGGCTGCGATCGATGCGGTCGCCGGGCGCGAGAAGGTCGATATCTTCATGCTCCACCCCGATGGCCGCGTCTCGGACGTGCAGCGGCGGCAGATGACCACGGTGCTCGCCCCCAATGTCCACAATATCGCGATCGACGGCAGCTTTGACGATGCGCAGGCGATGGTGAAGCGCATGTTCGGCGATCCCGATTTCGCCGGTCGCTTCTCGCTGTCGGCGGTCAATTCGATCAACTGGGCGCGGCTGATGGCGCAGATCGTCTATTATTTCGCCGCCGCGCTGCAGCTGGGCGCGCCGCACCGCCCGGTCGCCTTTTCGGTGCCCACCGGCAATTTCGGCGATGTGTTTGCCGGCTATGTCGCTGCGCAAATGGGGCTGCCGGTGGCGCGGCTGATCGTTGCGACCAACGTCAACGACATCCTGCACCGGGCGATCAGCGCGGGCGACTATTCGGCAGGCAGCGTCACGCCCACCGCGGCACCGTCGATGGACATCCAGGTCAGCTCCAATTTCGAGCGGCTGCTGTTCGATCTCGAAGGCCGCGATGGCGGGCTGACGGCTGCGCGGATGCGGGGTTTTGAAGCGACCCGTGCGATGCAGCTTTCGCCCGAGATGCGCCTCCAGGCCGAGGCGCTGTTCTCCAGCGCGCGCATCGACCCCGAGGAAATGGGCATTGCGATGCGCCGCGCATGGGACGAGGCGGGGCAGATGATCGATCCGCATACCGCGATCGGGCTGGGCGCGGCCCACCGGTTGCAGGATTCAGGCGTGATCGACCGCGCGATTCCCTGCGTCACGCTGGCGACCGCGCATCCCAGCAAGTTCCGCGATGCGGTCGAGCGCGCCACCGGCCTGCGTCCGCGTCTGCCTGCGCGGGTTGGCGACCTGTTCGAGCGTGCCGAACGGTTCGACAAGCTGCCCGGCGACTATATCACCGTGCGCGATTATATCGCCGAGCGCGCCGTTCCGGCGAAGGGCTGA
- a CDS encoding SDR family oxidoreductase gives MSRPVAAPLALVTGGFRRVGAAIAMELARAGYAIALHGRSDLTPEPELAATLAAEATDWAGFAADLSDPAAPQALIDQVTAHFGRAPDLLVNNASLFDYDDWQSMSAQMLADHFAVNLFAPMLLTRAVVAGAGEGRVPSIVQIIDQRVRNPNGDQLSYTLSKQALAESIRTLARAFGARARVNGVAPGLTLATSDYDDAQMARLAARMPLHRLSAPGDIARAVRYLAQEPAITGQLLFVDGGAHMLSMERDFVFMDKQDQA, from the coding sequence GTGAGCCGCCCGGTCGCTGCCCCGCTGGCGCTGGTTACCGGCGGCTTTCGCCGGGTGGGCGCGGCCATCGCGATGGAGCTGGCCCGCGCCGGCTATGCCATCGCGCTGCATGGGCGCAGCGACCTGACACCCGAACCGGAACTGGCGGCGACGCTGGCAGCCGAGGCGACCGACTGGGCGGGCTTTGCCGCAGACCTGTCCGATCCGGCTGCCCCGCAGGCCCTGATCGACCAGGTGACCGCGCATTTCGGCCGCGCGCCGGACCTTCTGGTCAACAATGCGTCGCTGTTCGATTATGACGACTGGCAGAGCATGTCGGCGCAGATGCTGGCCGATCATTTCGCGGTCAACCTGTTCGCGCCGATGCTGCTGACGCGCGCGGTGGTGGCCGGGGCGGGCGAGGGGAGGGTGCCCTCGATCGTCCAGATCATCGACCAGCGGGTGCGCAACCCCAATGGCGACCAGTTGAGCTACACCCTCTCCAAACAGGCGCTCGCCGAATCGATCCGCACATTGGCCCGCGCCTTTGGTGCCAGGGCCCGGGTGAACGGCGTCGCACCAGGCCTGACGCTCGCCACCAGCGACTATGACGATGCGCAGATGGCCCGGCTTGCCGCGCGCATGCCGCTGCATCGGCTGTCGGCTCCGGGAGACATTGCGCGCGCGGTGCGTTACCTTGCGCAGGAGCCTGCCATCACCGGCCAGTTGCTTTTCGTGGATGGCGGTGCCCATATGCTGAGCATGGAGCGCGACTTTGTCTTCATGGACAAGCAGGACCAAGCCTGA
- a CDS encoding dihydroneopterin aldolase gives MTDTTPDSLILEIADLDVNVLTGIYSEETKLPQPLRFTIWAEMLAQDHYAPDTPLSASKNYMDLKHAASTALPEGVHFTLIEAVADHVIDTLFLQDPRIWRLKVKIIKLAIAEAGESIGITLTRTRR, from the coding sequence TTGACCGATACCACTCCCGATAGCCTGATCCTCGAAATCGCCGATCTCGACGTCAACGTCCTGACCGGCATCTATTCGGAGGAAACCAAGCTGCCCCAGCCGCTGCGCTTCACCATCTGGGCGGAGATGCTGGCTCAGGATCATTACGCGCCCGATACCCCGCTTTCGGCGTCGAAGAATTATATGGACCTCAAGCATGCAGCTTCGACCGCGCTGCCCGAAGGCGTGCATTTTACGCTGATCGAGGCGGTGGCCGATCATGTCATCGACACGCTGTTCCTGCAGGATCCGCGCATCTGGCGGCTCAAGGTGAAGATCATCAAGCTCGCGATTGCAGAAGCTGGCGAGTCGATCGGCATCACCTTGACGCGGACGCGCAGGTGA
- a CDS encoding GNAT family N-acetyltransferase produces MLGGHFYGFHRVTHSDLPMLEQWLKTPEVQQWWGDPKHELALIVEDMDNPDMVQLIGMLDGHPIAYIQHFEVHAWPQKHLQDLPQGARAVDCFIGIPSLIGKGHGAKLLAMLAKQLAAQGVRVLCIDPDPDNQRARSAYVNAGFVEHGLIETPEGPAVLMFYESPEED; encoded by the coding sequence ATGCTGGGCGGACATTTTTACGGTTTTCACCGGGTCACCCATTCGGACCTGCCGATGCTCGAGCAATGGCTGAAGACTCCCGAGGTCCAGCAATGGTGGGGCGACCCCAAGCATGAGCTTGCGCTGATCGTCGAGGATATGGACAATCCCGACATGGTGCAGCTGATCGGCATGCTCGATGGCCATCCGATTGCCTATATCCAGCATTTCGAGGTCCATGCCTGGCCGCAAAAGCATCTGCAGGACCTGCCCCAGGGTGCGCGCGCGGTCGATTGCTTCATCGGCATCCCCTCGCTGATCGGCAAGGGCCATGGTGCAAAACTGCTGGCGATGCTGGCCAAGCAGCTCGCCGCGCAAGGGGTGCGCGTGCTGTGCATCGATCCCGATCCGGACAACCAGCGTGCCCGCAGCGCCTATGTCAACGCCGGCTTTGTTGAGCACGGGCTGATCGAAACGCCCGAAGGTCCGGCGGTGCTGATGTTCTACGAAAGCCCCGAAGAGGACTGA
- a CDS encoding cyclic nucleotide-binding domain-containing protein — protein MKLGLGFSDGAWLGHLSFMILAVALIAPPMPWMRLGIVLSAILGLTYALGFANDLGLALWFFVLLVIGASMLLRYLMAERNSRFSAEEEALRASFMSEMSRAGARHLMDQGNWITGREGEVLINEGEAISHLFYLHEGEAEISLHGNHVGTVTSGDLIGDATALSGEPATGTVRLASDSRFWCVSAPKLRQYLELHPDARTVIERQINHALDRKLRAANAALAGG, from the coding sequence ATGAAGCTGGGCTTGGGATTTTCAGATGGCGCATGGCTTGGGCATCTGTCGTTCATGATCCTGGCGGTGGCGCTGATCGCGCCGCCCATGCCGTGGATGCGACTCGGCATCGTCCTCTCGGCCATTCTGGGCCTGACCTATGCGCTGGGCTTTGCCAATGATCTGGGGTTGGCCCTGTGGTTCTTCGTGCTGCTGGTGATCGGCGCATCGATGCTGCTGCGCTATCTGATGGCAGAGCGCAATTCGCGCTTCTCCGCCGAAGAAGAGGCGCTGCGGGCGAGCTTCATGAGCGAGATGAGCCGCGCCGGTGCCCGGCACCTGATGGACCAGGGCAACTGGATCACGGGCCGCGAGGGCGAAGTGCTGATCAACGAGGGTGAGGCGATCAGCCATCTGTTCTACCTGCATGAGGGCGAGGCGGAGATTTCGCTGCACGGCAACCATGTCGGCACGGTCACCAGCGGCGACCTGATCGGCGATGCGACCGCGCTCAGCGGCGAGCCTGCCACCGGCACCGTCAGGCTTGCCAGCGACAGCCGCTTCTGGTGCGTCTCCGCGCCCAAGCTGCGTCAGTATCTGGAACTGCACCCCGATGCCCGCACGGTGATCGAGCGCCAGATCAACCATGCGCTCGACCGCAAGCTGCGTGCCGCCAATGCGGCGCTGGCGGGCGGCTGA
- a CDS encoding class I SAM-dependent methyltransferase: MAELDPQPLLMIGEPRADYTLIDSGGGRKFEAYGPYRFIRPEPQAMWPTRLPDWDADGAFIPGSDEDGGGRWQLEPNVPRDGWPLAWEEVQLTALNTPFRHLGFFPDMDPVWRWLRGHIAAHAGEKRARALNLFGYTGVGTLAMAAAGAELTHVDASKKSVAAARANAALSGMEALPVRWLVDDCVKFAAREVRRGKRYDAILLDPPKFGRGPEGEVWKLEEHLPALIADCRRLLDEQSACLFLTVYAVRMSALALGELLAAHFADLPGRIEIGELAVREQSGGRLLPTAIFARWSNG, translated from the coding sequence ATGGCCGAGCTTGACCCGCAACCGTTGCTGATGATCGGCGAGCCACGCGCCGATTACACGCTGATCGACAGCGGCGGCGGGCGCAAGTTCGAGGCTTACGGACCCTATCGCTTCATCCGCCCCGAACCGCAGGCGATGTGGCCGACGCGGCTGCCCGATTGGGACGCCGACGGCGCGTTCATCCCCGGATCGGACGAGGATGGCGGCGGGCGCTGGCAGCTGGAGCCGAACGTTCCGCGCGATGGCTGGCCGCTCGCCTGGGAAGAGGTGCAGCTCACTGCCCTCAATACGCCGTTCCGGCATCTGGGCTTCTTCCCCGACATGGACCCGGTCTGGCGCTGGCTGCGCGGGCATATCGCGGCGCATGCGGGCGAGAAGCGCGCCAGGGCGCTCAACCTGTTCGGCTATACCGGCGTCGGTACGCTGGCGATGGCCGCGGCGGGCGCGGAACTCACCCATGTCGATGCGTCGAAGAAATCGGTCGCAGCGGCGCGCGCCAATGCGGCGCTGTCGGGCATGGAAGCGCTGCCGGTCCGCTGGCTGGTCGATGATTGCGTCAAGTTCGCCGCGCGCGAGGTGCGCCGGGGCAAGCGCTATGACGCGATTCTGCTCGACCCCCCCAAATTCGGGCGCGGCCCCGAAGGCGAGGTGTGGAAGCTGGAAGAGCATCTGCCCGCGCTGATCGCCGATTGCCGCAGGTTGCTGGACGAACAGTCGGCTTGCCTGTTCCTCACCGTCTATGCGGTGCGCATGTCGGCGCTGGCGCTGGGCGAACTGCTCGCGGCGCATTTTGCCGATCTGCCCGGCAGGATCGAGATCGGCGAACTGGCGGTGCGCGAACAATCGGGCGGGCGGCTGCTGCCCACCGCGATCTTCGCGCGCTGGTCGAACGGGTGA
- a CDS encoding DUF3291 domain-containing protein — protein sequence MTDQPGWHIAQINVARLIAHPEDPVVAGFMNMLDGINAIAEQSDGYVWRLQSDSGNAVDLQPTPDPRFVVNMSVWRDPASLFDFVYRSAHTPVMARRREWIERMDSAYQALWWVPAGHIPGVDEGLAALWRLDRFGPSPHAFTFKQQFPHPGTAMPPVDWKPDPWCIGRA from the coding sequence ATGACCGATCAGCCCGGCTGGCATATCGCCCAGATAAATGTCGCCCGGCTGATCGCGCATCCTGAGGATCCGGTCGTAGCCGGGTTCATGAATATGCTCGATGGAATCAATGCCATTGCCGAGCAGTCCGATGGCTATGTCTGGCGGTTGCAGAGCGACAGCGGCAACGCAGTGGATCTTCAGCCGACTCCCGATCCGCGGTTCGTGGTCAACATGTCGGTCTGGCGCGATCCTGCCAGCCTGTTCGATTTCGTCTACCGCAGCGCGCACACGCCGGTGATGGCGCGTCGGCGCGAGTGGATCGAGCGGATGGACAGCGCCTATCAAGCGCTCTGGTGGGTGCCAGCGGGGCACATTCCCGGGGTTGATGAAGGGCTCGCTGCGCTGTGGCGGCTCGACCGGTTCGGGCCCAGCCCGCACGCTTTCACGTTCAAGCAGCAATTCCCGCATCCCGGCACGGCGATGCCTCCGGTCGACTGGAAACCTGATCCCTGGTGCATCGGGCGTGCCTGA
- a CDS encoding multiheme c-type cytochrome, with product MACLALAIGAFFIANFAAADRLEAQAASTAARGTHMGVGSCAGSTCHGRNEADGEVVRQDELWRWQEESTPGGAHSRAFRVLGEPRSLAIGKKLGIGDPRSAAICLGCHSTPAAAKGARFQVSDGVSCEACHGAASGWLSSHYATGTSHARNVSQGMIPLESAQARAGVCLDCHLGNDAPGQFVNHRIMAAGHPRISFELDLFSTLTQHHDEDADYRQRKGKPNSMRMWAVGQAIALERSLSLFGKPGLAQEGVFPEFYFFDCHSCHRRIYDEEDARPAKLSNPGRPIPSGMPPYNDENMIMLSAAVRIAAPGMASQYEAQARAFHAAMAQGRGPAVEAANRLRQTAMALADQFSRTDFSRAQTFSIMESIASEAISPRFTDYEGSVQAVMAVDTLLSGLVTQGQVSGGAATSLRAQINQAYAAVAEPNAYKPLEFRRALGGAVRTIRSLQ from the coding sequence ATGGCCTGTCTTGCTCTGGCGATCGGCGCTTTCTTCATCGCGAATTTCGCAGCCGCCGACCGGCTTGAGGCACAGGCGGCCAGCACCGCCGCGCGCGGCACGCATATGGGCGTGGGCAGCTGCGCGGGTTCGACCTGTCATGGCCGCAACGAGGCCGATGGCGAAGTCGTGCGTCAGGACGAATTGTGGCGCTGGCAGGAAGAATCGACGCCCGGTGGCGCGCACAGCCGCGCCTTCCGCGTGCTGGGCGAACCGCGCAGCCTGGCGATCGGCAAGAAGCTGGGCATCGGCGATCCGCGGTCGGCAGCGATCTGCCTGGGCTGTCACTCGACTCCGGCTGCGGCCAAGGGCGCGCGCTTCCAGGTCAGCGATGGCGTCAGCTGCGAAGCCTGCCATGGTGCCGCCTCGGGCTGGCTCTCCAGCCATTATGCCACCGGCACCAGCCATGCGCGCAACGTCTCGCAAGGCATGATCCCGCTCGAAAGTGCGCAGGCGCGCGCTGGCGTGTGTCTCGATTGCCATCTGGGCAACGACGCGCCGGGCCAGTTCGTCAACCACCGCATCATGGCGGCGGGCCATCCGCGCATCTCGTTCGAGCTCGACCTGTTCTCGACGCTGACCCAGCATCATGACGAGGATGCCGATTACCGCCAGCGCAAGGGCAAGCCCAATTCGATGCGCATGTGGGCGGTGGGCCAGGCGATCGCGCTGGAACGTTCGCTCAGCCTGTTCGGCAAGCCTGGCCTGGCCCAGGAAGGCGTGTTTCCCGAATTCTATTTCTTCGACTGCCATAGCTGCCACCGCCGCATCTATGACGAGGAGGACGCGCGTCCGGCCAAGCTTTCCAACCCTGGCCGTCCGATCCCGTCGGGCATGCCGCCCTATAATGACGAGAACATGATCATGCTCTCGGCAGCGGTGCGGATCGCAGCGCCGGGCATGGCTTCGCAATATGAAGCCCAGGCGCGCGCTTTCCACGCCGCGATGGCGCAGGGCCGTGGTCCGGCCGTCGAGGCGGCCAACCGGCTGCGCCAGACCGCGATGGCGCTGGCTGACCAGTTCAGCCGCACCGACTTCAGCCGCGCGCAGACCTTCTCGATCATGGAATCGATCGCCAGCGAGGCGATTTCTCCGCGCTTCACCGATTACGAGGGCAGCGTTCAGGCAGTGATGGCCGTCGATACGCTGCTGAGCGGGCTGGTCACGCAAGGTCAGGTGTCGGGGGGCGCCGCAACCTCGCTACGGGCGCAGATCAACCAGGCCTATGCCGCAGTGGCTGAGCCCAATGCCTACAAGCCGCTGGAATTCCGCCGGGCCCTCGGCGGAGCAGTGCGGACCATCCGGTCGCTGCAATAA